One segment of Thamnophis elegans isolate rThaEle1 chromosome 16, rThaEle1.pri, whole genome shotgun sequence DNA contains the following:
- the POLG gene encoding DNA polymerase subunit gamma-1, which translates to MKRLAWRTSLAGPSFLGRTPRTCSSSSSAGLLLQEKMAADTGAPLKDEQRMNPLGIQMLSKGLHEQIFRGAQARYSEEDIQKSVEHLKKHDLWGKETSTIPDVELQLPRMYGANIDEHFCHLAQAQNLPYLEAAKELIQREMPPMPTEWAWEVGWTRYGPDGEREKMDFPDERALVFDVEVCMEEGHCPTLAVALSPNAWYSWCSKRLVEQRYSWSNQLGLSDLIPLENSSSLKRQEGEERLVVGHNVSFDRAHIKEQYLIQGSQMRFLDTMSMHMAISGLTGFQRSLWKAAKQGKGRGLQQVKQHIKKTRGKDSGPMIGSWNWVDISSINNLADVHSLYVGGQPLQKEARELFVKGSMNDIRNNFQELMNYCSLDVQATYEVFHEQLPLFLKRCPHPVTFAGMLEMGVSYLPVNQNWEKYLDEAQITYEELQKEMKKSLMNLADNTCQLLHEERYKGDPWMWDLKWDLQTFKQKKTKPTRKKKKDANEEPPKVVEKASPLEWQEDPGPPTEEEEQNQNASQQVLQSLKETVALQPKRIQHLPGHPEWYRNLCPRLNDPSWAPGPSLISLQMRVTPKLMRLTWDGFPLHYSEKHGWGYLVPGRKDNLLEDDPEAALPTCPFRVIEHLYREYCKGKGKEQPVSLDSYLEEEFLTENGDFWQKFELLGHVEVDTDVDSITREQRQEEMESGKSSPEYHHGNGPYNDVNIPGCWFFKLPHKDGNASNVGSPFAKDFLPKMEDGTLKAGIGAADGTHALEINKKISFWRNAHKRISSQIVVWLKKGELPRSVTRHPDYDDENAYGAILPQVVTAGTVTRRAVEPTWLTASNARTDRVGSELKAIVQAPPGYHLVGADVDSQELWIAAVLGEAHFAGLHGCTAFGWMTLQGKKSNSTDLHSKTASTVGISREHAKVFNYGRIYGAGQAFAERLLMQFNHRLTEQEAGEKARQMYAVTKGIRRCHLSEEGEWLVNQLGLAVERAEDGSIAMQDVWRLQREAKKRSRGKKWDMVRRRVWASGTESEMFNKLESIAMSQAPSTPVLGCRISRALEPEAVGNEFVTSRINWVVQSSAVDYLHLMLVCMKWLFDVFDIDGRFCISIHDEVRYLVKSEDRYRAALALQITNLLTRCMFAYKLDLHDLPQSVAFFSAVDIDHCLRKEATMDCVTPSNPGGLEHNYNIPQGETLDIYRLIKITKGSLEKGK; encoded by the exons ATGAAACGGCTGGCATGGAGGACATCTCTGGCAGGTCCATCCTTCCTTGGCAGAACTCCCAGGACATGCTCCTCCAGTTCCTCAGCAGGTCTCCTGCTTCAGGAGAAGATGGCTGCGGATACTGGTGCTCCTCTCAAAGACGAGCAGCGCATGAATCCTCTTGGCATCCAGATGCTCTCGAAGGGTCTTCATGAGCAGATTTTCCGGGGGGCTCAAGCCCGCTATTCGGAGGAGGACATCCAGAAGAGCGTAGAACACTTGAAGAAACATGACTTATGGGGCAAAGAAACATCCACCATTCCTGACGTGGAGCTGCAGCTTCCCCGGATGTACGGAGCGAACATAGATGAGCATTTCTGCCACTTGGCTCAGGCGCAAAACCTCCCCTATCTGGAGGCTGCCAAGGAACTCATCCAGCGTGAGATGCCGCCAATGCCCACGGAATGGGCATGGGAAGTGGGATGGACTCGCTACGGTCCCGATGGGGAGAGGGAAAAGATGGACTTCCCCGATGAACGAGCATTGGTCTTTGATGTGGAGGTGTGCATGGAAGAAGGACATTGTCCCACCCTTGCAGTGGCCCTGTCACCCAATGCTTG GTATTCGTGGTGCAGCAAACGGCTGGTGGAACAACGCTACAGTTGGTCGAACCAGCTCGGTCTCTCCGATCTCATCCCCCTGGAAAACAGCAGCAGCCtcaaaaggcaggaaggagaggagaggctggTGGTGGGTCACAACGTCTCCTTTGACCGGGCTCACATTAAGGAACAATACCTGATCCAG GGATCCCAAATGCGATTCCTGGACACGATGAGCATGCACATGGCTATCTCGGGACTGACCGGTTTCCAGCGTAGCCTTTGGAAGGCGGCCAAGCAAGGCAAGGGGAGAGGACTTCAACAGGTCAAGCAACACATCAAGAAGACACGTGGCAAAGACAGTGGGCCCATG ATTGGCTCCTGGAATTGGGTGGACATCAGCAGTATCAACAACCTGGCAGATGTGCATTCCCTCTACGTGGGAGGCCAGCCGTTGCAGAAAGAAGCCCGCGAACTCTTCGTCAAGGGCAGCATGAATGATATCAGGAATAACTTCCAG GAGCTGATGAATTACTGTTCCCTTGATGTTCAGGCTACTTATGAAGTATTTCATGAACAGCTTCCTCTTTTCTTGAAAAG GTGTCCACATCCTGTGACTTTCGCAGGTATGCTAGAAATGGGGGTTTCTTACCTGCCTGTGAATCAGAACTGGGAgaagtacctggatgaagctcaGATCACTTATGAGGAGCTGCAAAAGGAGATGAAGAAGTCTTTGATGAACTTGGCAGACAATACTTGTCAACTGCTTCACGAGGAGAG GTATAAAGGCGACCCCTGGATGTGGGACTTGAAATGGGACCTCCAAACATTTAAGCAAAAGAAAACGAAACCaactaggaagaaaaagaaagacgcCAATGAAGAGCCACCCAAAGTAGTGGAAAAAGCATCTCCGCTGGAGTGGCAGGAAG ATCCTGGCCCcccaacagaagaagaagaacaaaaccAAAATGCCAGCCAACAGGTTCTTCAGAGTCTAAAGGAGACGGTGGCTTTGCAGCCAAAGAGAATTCAGCACCTCCCCGGCCATCCAGa GTGGTATCGCAACCTGTGTCCACGTCTCAATGATCCTAGTTGGGCCCCTGGACCCAGCCTGATCAGCCTTCAAATGAGAGTGACTCCAAAGCTCATGAGGCTCACCTGGGATGGCTTTCCATTGCATTACTCTGAGAAACACGGCTGGGGCTACCTGGTgccaggaaggaaggacaacctgTTAGAGGATGATCCAGAGGCTGCATTGCCCACCTGCCCTTTCAG GGTAATAGAACATCTGTATCGGGAATATtgcaaggggaaagggaaggagcagCCGGTTTCCCTTGACAGCTACCTGGAAGAAGAGTTCTTAACGGAAAATGGTGATTTTTGGCAAAAG TTTGAGTTGCTTGGCCACGTGGAGGTGGATACAGATGTGGACTCCATAACTAGAGAACAGAGACAG GAGGAGATGGAATCGGGGAAGAGTTCTCCTGAATATCACCATGGGAACGGACCTTACAATGATGTCAATATACCTGGATGCTGGTTTTTTAAGCTGCCTCACAAG GATGGCAATGCCAGCAATGTGGGAAGCCCATTTGCCAAGGATTTCTTACCCAAGATGGAAGACGGTACCCTTAAAGCTGGAATAGGGGCAGCCGATGGGACCCACGCTTTGGAAATCAACAAGAAAATCTCCTTCTGGAGAAATGCTCATAAACGCATCAG TTCACAGATAGTGGTTTGGTTGAAGAAAGGAGAACTGCCAAGATCTGTGACTAG GCATCCAGACTATGATGACGAGAACGCTTATGGAGCCATCCTGCCACAAGTCGTGACTGCTGGAACAGTAACGCGACGCGCTGTGGAGCCCACATGGCTGACTGCCAGCAACGCCAGG ACTGACCGGGTTGGTAGCGAGCTGAAAGCGATCGTCCAGGCTCCTCCTGGTTACCATTTGGTTGGAGCTGATGTTGACTCTCAAGAACTTTGGATAGCAGCTGTTTTGGGAGAAGCCCATTTTGCCGGCCTGCATG GCTGCACCGCTTTCGGCTGGATGACGCTTCAGGGGAAGAAGAGCAACAGCACGGACCTGCACAGCAAAACGGCCTCCACCGTGGGCATCAGCCGAGAGCACGCCAAGGTGTTCAACTACGGGCGCATCTACGGGGCAGGACAGGCATTTGCCGAGCGTCTCCTCATGCAGTTCAACCACCGCCTGACGGAACAGGAAGCTGGCGAGAAGGCCCGGCAAATGTACGCCGTCACGAAGGGAATCCGACG TTGCCACCTGTCTGAGGAAGGGGAATGGCTAGTGAATCAACTGGGCCTCGCTgtagaaagagcagaagatggttCCATAGCCATGCAAGACGTGTGGCGGTTACAAAGAGAAGCCAAGAAACG GTCTCGTGGAAAGAAGTGGGACATGGTACGCCGGCGAGTGTGGGCCAGTGGCACAGAGTCTGAAATGTTCAACAAACTGGAAAGCATCGCCATGTCGCAAGCACCCAGCACCCCAGTGCTGGGTTGCCGAATTTCTAGAGCGTTGGAGCCAGAAGCTGTTGGAAATGAG tTTGTGACCAGCAGAATAAATTGGGTGGTTCAGAGTTCAGCTGTGGATTATCTGCATCTGATGCTCGTATGTATGAAATGGCTCTTTGATGTATTTGACATTGATGGACGTTTTTGCATCAGCATCCATGATGAAGTGCGCTACTTGGTCAAGAGCGAGGACCGCTATCGGGCAGCGCTTGCCCTGCAGATCACAAACCTCCTCACACG GTGTATGTTCGCCTATAAACTCGATCTCCACGATCTACCTCAGTCGGTGGCCTTCTTCAGCGCTGTAGATATTGATCATTGTTTAAGGAAGGAGGCAACAATGGATTGCGTCACCCCATCCAACCCAGGAGGACTGGAACATAACTACAACATCCCCCAAG